One Novosphingobium sp. EMRT-2 DNA segment encodes these proteins:
- a CDS encoding ubiquinone biosynthesis protein COQ4, which yields MATLATASMTDTATRGTNDLPFMLPGRPKMRYDFAKAWRHFRELVKDKENTAEVFPIFEALPWRGVYDAARAFLSTERGQRIRASEPSLVTILDDHEALRRLPAGSVGQVYCDFMEREGLSAQGLVDELEKYRPANSRFDDQVDWYMRRLRDTHDLMHVLSGYGRDALGEQCVLAFTYGQQPALAHLFLGYAGAMEISRRGRVKVPIFRAVREGHKMGKACSRLAEMPIRDVLAMPLDEARRMLGIRAARYYPEAHAKWRAAGIDPYDLLAAAQQAA from the coding sequence ATGGCTACGCTCGCTACCGCCTCGATGACCGATACCGCGACGCGCGGGACCAACGATCTTCCGTTCATGCTGCCCGGCCGCCCGAAAATGCGATACGATTTCGCGAAGGCGTGGCGTCATTTCCGGGAACTGGTGAAGGACAAGGAGAACACCGCCGAAGTGTTCCCCATCTTCGAGGCGCTGCCGTGGCGCGGGGTCTACGATGCCGCGCGCGCGTTCCTGTCGACGGAGCGCGGTCAGCGTATCCGGGCGAGCGAGCCGTCGCTGGTGACGATTCTCGACGATCATGAAGCGCTGCGCAGGCTGCCGGCGGGGTCTGTCGGGCAGGTCTATTGCGACTTCATGGAGCGCGAGGGGCTGTCGGCGCAGGGGCTGGTCGACGAACTCGAAAAGTACCGCCCGGCCAATTCGCGGTTCGACGATCAGGTCGATTGGTACATGCGCCGCCTGCGCGATACGCATGACTTGATGCACGTGCTGTCGGGCTATGGGCGCGATGCGCTGGGCGAACAGTGCGTGCTCGCGTTCACCTATGGTCAGCAGCCGGCGCTGGCGCACCTGTTCCTCGGTTATGCGGGAGCCATGGAGATTTCGCGGCGCGGGCGGGTCAAGGTGCCTATCTTCCGCGCGGTGCGCGAAGGGCACAAGATGGGCAAGGCGTGTTCACGGCTGGCCGAAATGCCGATCCGCGATGTCCTGGCGATGCCGCTGGACGAAGCGCGCCGGATGCTCGGCATTCGCGCGGCGCGCTACTATCCCGAAGCGCATGCCAAGTGGCGCGCGGCCGGAATCGACCCCTACGATCTGCTGGCGGCGGCCCAGCAGGCGGCCTGA
- a CDS encoding GNAT family N-acetyltransferase, protein MERDPVAAMLARAFAVDPAMSFIFPDAAVRARRMPRLFRLLYASDARAGAVFAYEGCRAATLWRAPGRTKVPLMETVAGAPAFLAALGPAVTRAIRVSHAIESHMPRGRFWYLHIAGCDPAAQGKGLGGGAIRAGLDRFGRTEDCYLETATEGNIGIYNRLGFEVIDTWTVSGGGPRFWSMLRPAG, encoded by the coding sequence GTGGAACGTGATCCCGTAGCCGCCATGCTGGCGCGCGCCTTTGCGGTCGATCCGGCGATGTCGTTCATCTTTCCCGACGCCGCCGTGCGTGCGCGCCGGATGCCGCGCCTGTTCCGGCTGCTCTATGCCAGCGACGCGCGGGCGGGGGCGGTCTTCGCGTACGAGGGTTGCCGCGCGGCGACGCTTTGGCGCGCGCCCGGCCGAACTAAAGTGCCGCTGATGGAAACGGTTGCGGGCGCGCCCGCCTTCCTGGCCGCGCTTGGCCCCGCGGTGACGCGCGCGATCCGGGTGTCGCACGCGATCGAAAGCCACATGCCGCGCGGACGGTTCTGGTACCTGCACATCGCCGGTTGCGATCCGGCGGCGCAGGGCAAGGGGCTGGGCGGCGGCGCGATCCGCGCGGGTCTCGATCGCTTTGGACGGACGGAGGATTGCTATCTCGAAACCGCCACCGAAGGAAACATCGGCATCTACAACAGGCTTGGTTTCGAGGTCATCGACACGTGGACGGTGTCGGGCGGAGGGCCGCGATTCTGGTCGATGCTGCGGCCGGCGGGTTGA
- the purL gene encoding phosphoribosylformylglycinamidine synthase subunit PurL: MAETTAPQITPDVVAAHGLSEDEYERVLKALGREPNLVELGIFSVMWSEHCSYKSSRIHLKKLPTEAPWVICGPGENAGVIDIGDGQAAIFKMESHNHPSYIEPYQGAATGVGGILRDVFTMGARPIANMNALRFGRPDHPKMKHLVQGVVAGIGGYGNCVGVPTVGGETNFHKAYDGNILVNAMTVGVADTDRIFYSAATGIGNPIVYVGSKTGRDGIHGATMASADFDEKSEEKRPTVQVGDPFTEKLLIEACLELMATDAIVAIQDMGAAGLTSSSVEMASKGGAGIRLDMNKVPCREEAMTPYEMMLSESQERMLMVLQPGKEPMAEAIFRKWELDFAVIGEVTDTGHMVLEFDGEVVCDIPLAPLADEAPLYDRPHVPTPKPAPLANVPESADIGADLLTLIGCADLASRKWIWEQYDSQVGADTLQKSGGDAAVVRVHGTEKALAISTDCTPRYCFADPYEGGKQAVAETFRNICAVGATPLAITNCLNFANPQRPEIMGQIVGCLEGMGDACRALDYPIVSGNVSLYNESKATGGGSAILPTPAIGGVGLMLDHEKMVTVRFKAHGDGIWLVGGEGTHLGQSLWLREIHGREEGAPPPVDLADERAHGELVREWISDGRVTAVHDVSDGGLLVALAEMAMGSGLGCTLDIPLTAASAFGEDQGRYIVTARPGVMLEGAVRIGTVDGSTVAGVEVKALKATNEAFFHDWMEA, from the coding sequence ATGGCCGAAACCACCGCACCGCAGATCACGCCCGATGTCGTCGCCGCGCACGGGTTGTCCGAGGATGAATACGAGCGCGTCCTGAAGGCGCTCGGCCGCGAGCCGAACCTCGTGGAACTTGGCATCTTCTCGGTAATGTGGTCCGAGCACTGCTCCTACAAGTCGAGCCGCATTCATCTGAAGAAGCTGCCGACCGAAGCGCCGTGGGTCATCTGCGGCCCGGGCGAGAACGCCGGCGTGATCGACATCGGCGACGGACAGGCCGCCATCTTCAAAATGGAGAGCCACAACCATCCGAGCTACATCGAACCCTACCAGGGCGCGGCGACCGGCGTCGGTGGCATCCTGCGCGATGTGTTCACTATGGGCGCGCGGCCCATCGCCAACATGAACGCGCTGCGCTTCGGCCGCCCCGATCACCCGAAGATGAAGCATCTGGTGCAGGGCGTCGTCGCGGGCATCGGCGGCTATGGCAACTGCGTGGGCGTGCCGACGGTGGGCGGCGAGACCAATTTCCACAAGGCCTATGACGGCAACATCCTGGTCAATGCGATGACCGTGGGCGTGGCCGATACCGACCGGATTTTCTATTCCGCCGCCACCGGCATCGGCAATCCGATCGTCTATGTCGGCTCGAAGACCGGCCGCGACGGCATCCACGGCGCGACCATGGCCTCGGCCGATTTCGACGAGAAGTCGGAAGAAAAGCGCCCGACCGTGCAGGTGGGCGATCCCTTCACCGAAAAGCTGCTGATCGAGGCCTGCCTCGAACTGATGGCGACCGACGCTATCGTCGCGATTCAGGACATGGGCGCGGCCGGCCTCACCTCCTCGTCGGTCGAAATGGCCTCCAAGGGCGGCGCGGGCATCCGGCTCGACATGAACAAGGTGCCCTGCCGCGAAGAGGCGATGACGCCCTACGAGATGATGCTTTCGGAAAGCCAGGAGCGCATGCTCATGGTGCTGCAGCCCGGCAAGGAGCCGATGGCGGAGGCGATCTTCCGCAAGTGGGAACTCGATTTCGCGGTGATCGGCGAAGTGACCGATACCGGGCACATGGTGCTGGAATTCGATGGCGAAGTGGTTTGCGACATTCCGCTCGCCCCGCTGGCCGACGAAGCCCCGCTCTATGACCGCCCGCACGTGCCCACGCCCAAGCCGGCGCCATTGGCGAACGTGCCCGAAAGCGCGGACATCGGCGCCGATCTGCTCACGCTCATCGGCTGCGCCGACCTTGCCTCGCGCAAGTGGATCTGGGAACAGTACGACAGCCAGGTGGGCGCGGACACCTTGCAGAAGTCGGGCGGCGATGCGGCCGTGGTGCGGGTCCACGGCACCGAAAAGGCGCTGGCGATCAGCACCGACTGCACCCCGCGCTATTGCTTCGCCGACCCTTACGAAGGCGGCAAGCAGGCGGTGGCGGAGACCTTCCGCAACATCTGCGCGGTCGGCGCCACGCCGCTCGCCATCACCAACTGCCTCAACTTCGCCAACCCGCAGCGTCCGGAAATCATGGGCCAGATCGTCGGCTGCCTCGAAGGCATGGGCGATGCCTGCCGCGCGCTCGATTATCCGATCGTGAGCGGCAATGTCTCGCTCTACAACGAATCCAAGGCCACGGGCGGCGGTTCGGCCATTCTGCCCACCCCCGCGATCGGCGGCGTCGGCCTGATGCTGGACCATGAAAAGATGGTCACCGTCCGTTTCAAGGCACACGGCGACGGCATCTGGCTGGTCGGCGGCGAAGGCACGCACCTGGGCCAATCGCTGTGGCTGCGCGAGATCCACGGGCGCGAGGAAGGCGCGCCGCCGCCGGTCGATCTGGCCGACGAGCGCGCCCATGGCGAACTCGTGCGCGAATGGATCAGCGACGGGCGCGTGACGGCGGTGCACGACGTGAGCGATGGCGGCCTGCTTGTCGCTCTGGCGGAAATGGCCATGGGCAGCGGCCTTGGCTGCACGCTCGACATCCCGCTTACCGCCGCATCGGCGTTCGGCGAGGACCAGGGGCGCTACATCGTGACGGCGCGGCCCGGCGTCATGCTGGAAGGGGCGGTTCGCATCGGCACGGTCGATGGTAGCACGGTCGCGGGCGTGGAAGTGAAAGCGCTGAAAGCCACCAACGAGGCGTTTTTCCACGACTGGATGGAAGCCTGA
- a CDS encoding exodeoxyribonuclease VII small subunit, protein MTTNPDIASLSFEEALKALEEVVRRLESGEAPLDESMDLYERGEKLRAHCQARLDAAQARIEAIVTDRDGRPTGTRPFDEATSA, encoded by the coding sequence ATGACTACTAATCCCGATATCGCGTCGCTGAGTTTCGAGGAGGCGCTGAAGGCGCTGGAAGAGGTTGTGCGCCGGCTTGAAAGCGGCGAAGCGCCGCTCGACGAATCGATGGACCTTTATGAACGTGGCGAGAAGCTGCGCGCGCATTGCCAGGCTCGGCTCGATGCGGCGCAGGCGCGGATCGAGGCGATCGTGACCGATCGCGATGGTCGCCCCACCGGCACCCGCCCATTTGACGAGGCCACATCGGCATGA
- a CDS encoding polyprenyl synthetase family protein: MAVLKPALAQIAEDIDASFDALLAVAGDPRDRLIEAMRYAAIGGGKRLRPLLLTATAGMFGVDRASAVRAGTALEAVHVYSLIHDDLPCMDNDATRHGKPTVHIAFDEATAVLAGDGLHVFAFEVLSDPAMSGDPFVRIELVRTLAMASGANGMAGGQMMDIAAETASFDLPTVTRLQQLKTGALLAAGVEMGAILGRVPPEGRTHLRGYARDIGLAFQIADDLLDTEGDEAVAGKALRKDAERGKETFVSLLGVERAREQAKMLVEQAVQHLASYGPEADVLRAVARFIVERDH; encoded by the coding sequence ATGGCGGTGCTCAAGCCCGCGCTGGCCCAGATCGCCGAGGATATCGATGCAAGCTTCGATGCCCTGCTGGCCGTGGCCGGCGATCCGCGCGATCGCTTGATCGAGGCCATGCGCTATGCCGCGATCGGCGGTGGCAAGCGGCTGCGGCCGCTGCTGCTGACCGCCACCGCGGGCATGTTCGGCGTCGATCGCGCCAGCGCGGTGCGCGCCGGGACCGCGCTGGAGGCGGTCCACGTCTATTCGCTGATCCATGATGATCTGCCGTGCATGGACAACGACGCGACCCGCCACGGCAAGCCCACGGTGCATATCGCCTTTGACGAGGCGACAGCCGTGCTTGCTGGCGATGGACTGCATGTCTTCGCGTTCGAAGTGCTCTCCGATCCCGCGATGAGCGGCGATCCGTTCGTGCGGATCGAACTGGTGCGCACGCTGGCCATGGCGAGCGGGGCGAACGGCATGGCCGGTGGCCAGATGATGGACATCGCCGCCGAAACCGCCAGCTTCGACCTACCCACGGTGACCCGTCTCCAGCAGTTGAAGACGGGCGCGCTTCTCGCGGCCGGTGTCGAGATGGGGGCCATTCTCGGGCGTGTTCCGCCGGAAGGACGCACGCATTTGCGCGGCTATGCCCGCGATATCGGCCTTGCCTTCCAGATCGCGGACGACCTGCTCGATACCGAGGGCGATGAAGCGGTGGCCGGCAAGGCGCTGCGCAAGGATGCGGAACGCGGCAAGGAAACCTTCGTCTCGCTGCTGGGCGTGGAGCGCGCGCGCGAACAGGCGAAAATGCTGGTCGAACAAGCCGTGCAGCACCTTGCGTCTTACGGGCCGGAGGCGGATGTGCTTCGTGCCGTGGCGCGCTTCATCGTCGAAAGGGATCACTAA
- the coaD gene encoding pantetheine-phosphate adenylyltransferase, with protein MGERIGVYPGTFDPITLGHLDIIRRGAKLVDRLIIGVTTNPSKNPMFTPDERIAMVEREMATQGIENVSVVGFNALLMKFAERQGATVIVRGLRAVADFEYEYQMAGMNQQLNDQIETIFLMADVSLQPIASKLVKEIAMFGGDISDFVTPDVRDDVVARIEKTGRLGDY; from the coding sequence ATGGGGGAGAGGATCGGGGTGTACCCCGGCACGTTCGATCCGATCACGCTGGGGCATCTCGACATCATCCGTCGCGGTGCGAAGCTGGTCGATCGGCTGATTATCGGCGTGACCACCAATCCGTCGAAGAACCCCATGTTCACGCCGGACGAACGCATCGCCATGGTCGAGCGCGAAATGGCGACGCAGGGGATCGAGAACGTCTCGGTCGTGGGCTTCAACGCGCTGCTGATGAAATTCGCCGAACGGCAGGGCGCCACGGTGATCGTGCGCGGCCTGCGCGCGGTGGCGGACTTCGAATACGAATACCAGATGGCCGGCATGAACCAGCAGCTCAACGACCAGATCGAGACGATCTTCCTGATGGCGGACGTGAGCCTCCAGCCGATCGCGTCGAAGCTGGTGAAGGAAATCGCCATGTTCGGCGGCGACATTTCCGATTTCGTGACGCCGGACGTGAGGGACGATGTCGTCGCCCGGATCGAAAAGACCGGCCGGCTCGGCGACTACTGA
- a CDS encoding peptidylprolyl isomerase — protein MVSRFLASIALGAVVIATPAMAKKKQLSVKPDTPPMQYAVDTSLNDDPENILLLDLSNGGRVAIRLMPQWAPHHVERIKELARQGFYNGVIFHRVIDGFMAQTGDPTGTGQGGSKLPDLKAEFNDAPHLRGTVSMARTNEPNSANSQFFIVFYPRFALDHKYTNFGRVISGMEYVDTIQRGEPPSNPTKVVQASIAADNKARPAVAAPVAAPAITADMLSHSQSN, from the coding sequence ATGGTTTCGCGCTTCCTTGCCTCGATCGCGCTTGGCGCCGTGGTTATCGCCACCCCCGCCATGGCCAAGAAGAAGCAACTGTCGGTGAAGCCGGACACGCCGCCGATGCAGTATGCGGTCGATACCTCGCTGAACGACGATCCCGAGAACATCCTCCTGCTGGACCTCTCGAACGGTGGGCGCGTGGCGATCCGGCTGATGCCGCAATGGGCGCCCCATCACGTCGAGCGGATCAAGGAACTGGCGCGACAGGGCTTCTACAACGGGGTCATCTTCCACCGCGTGATCGATGGTTTCATGGCCCAGACCGGTGACCCGACGGGCACGGGGCAGGGCGGTTCCAAGCTGCCGGACCTCAAGGCCGAGTTCAACGATGCGCCGCATCTGCGCGGCACCGTATCGATGGCCCGCACCAACGAGCCGAACTCGGCCAACAGCCAGTTCTTCATCGTGTTCTATCCGCGTTTCGCCCTCGATCACAAATACACCAACTTCGGTCGGGTGATCTCCGGCATGGAATATGTCGACACGATCCAGCGTGGCGAACCGCCGTCGAATCCGACCAAGGTCGTCCAGGCCTCAATCGCGGCCGACAACAAGGCCCGGCCGGCCGTTGCCGCGCCCGTTGCCGCGCCGGCGATCACGGCCGACATGCTGAGCCACTCGCAGTCCAACTGA
- the queA gene encoding tRNA preQ1(34) S-adenosylmethionine ribosyltransferase-isomerase QueA, with protein sequence MRVDLFDFELPPERIALRPARPRDAARMLLAKGDGTLADHVVRDLPSLLRAGDVLVFNDTRVIPAQLEGRRGEAKIGATLHKRIDLRRWQAFVRNAKRLREGDVVDFGADVSGTAEQRHDDGSWTLLFPGDEPVEVLLERAGRMPLPPYIAGKRPTDEEDRRDYQTMFAARDGAVAAPTAALHFTDGLMAALAAAGIAHETLTLHVGAGTFLPVKAEDTADHRMHAEWGRIEADTADRLNRARAAGGRVIAVGTTSLRLLESAAGEDNVIRPFAGDTSIFITPGYRFRAIDGLMTNFHLPRSTLFMLVSALMGLETMQAAYAHAIANAYRFYSYGDSSLLLPEG encoded by the coding sequence ATGCGCGTCGATCTCTTCGATTTCGAGCTGCCGCCCGAACGGATAGCGCTGCGCCCCGCGCGCCCACGCGATGCGGCGCGGATGCTGCTGGCGAAGGGTGACGGCACGCTCGCCGATCATGTCGTGCGCGATCTGCCATCGCTGCTGCGGGCGGGCGACGTGCTGGTGTTCAACGATACGCGTGTGATCCCCGCCCAACTCGAAGGCCGGCGCGGCGAAGCGAAGATCGGGGCGACGCTGCACAAGCGGATCGACCTGCGCCGCTGGCAGGCTTTTGTCCGCAATGCCAAGCGTCTGCGCGAAGGGGACGTCGTCGATTTCGGCGCCGATGTGTCCGGCACGGCCGAACAGCGCCATGATGACGGCAGCTGGACCCTGTTATTCCCTGGAGACGAGCCGGTGGAGGTGCTGCTGGAGCGCGCTGGCCGAATGCCGCTGCCGCCCTATATCGCGGGCAAGCGGCCCACCGACGAGGAAGACCGGCGCGATTACCAGACGATGTTCGCCGCGCGCGATGGCGCGGTCGCCGCGCCTACGGCGGCGCTGCATTTCACCGACGGGCTCATGGCCGCGCTGGCGGCGGCGGGCATCGCGCACGAGACGCTGACGCTCCATGTCGGCGCGGGCACCTTCCTGCCGGTCAAGGCGGAGGACACCGCCGATCACCGGATGCACGCCGAATGGGGGCGGATCGAGGCGGACACCGCCGATCGCCTGAACCGCGCACGCGCCGCCGGCGGCCGGGTGATCGCGGTGGGCACGACCAGCCTGCGCCTGCTGGAAAGCGCGGCGGGCGAGGACAACGTGATCCGCCCGTTCGCGGGCGATACCTCGATCTTCATCACCCCCGGTTACCGCTTCCGCGCGATCGACGGCCTGATGACCAACTTCCACCTGCCGCGCTCCACGCTGTTCATGCTGGTCAGTGCGCTGATGGGGTTGGAGACGATGCAAGCGGCCTATGCCCATGCCATCGCCAACGCATACCGGTTCTACAGCTACGGCGATTCCAGTCTGCTGCTGCCGGAGGGGTGA
- a CDS encoding alpha/beta fold hydrolase, which translates to MQKTRVRRRSRPRPPFHRREELLRPLQPARAELAGADMTTTLFTASGVRLRCRGRQTGLLNWLFLPGGPGIGSESLEELASALDLPGAVWLVDLPGDGSNRKPPGAPADPYSVWPQVLVEAAMALPNVVFAGHSTGGMYLLATPQLEQHICGLVLLDSAPDAAWHARFVGMTQRNPLPAVEAATAVYEADRCDENIAAIAVASAPWNFTPSAIPAGQELLSRMPYNSAAVEWSDAHFDHTYRAAWWPRTLPVLVLAGAEDRIVWQGGWDSPSYRGANVSHASIPSAGHFPWIDNPDAVTEAFCTFAARMTKTAHDDARPPHPSGSSRLESP; encoded by the coding sequence TTGCAGAAAACGCGCGTGAGGCGACGATCGCGGCCAAGGCCGCCCTTCCATCGGCGAGAAGAGTTGCTACGGCCGCTTCAGCCCGCCCGGGCGGAGCTGGCAGGAGCCGATATGACCACAACGCTGTTTACCGCGTCCGGCGTAAGGCTACGCTGCCGAGGCAGGCAGACAGGCCTCCTCAACTGGCTGTTTCTGCCCGGTGGCCCCGGAATAGGTTCGGAAAGTCTCGAGGAACTGGCGTCGGCGCTCGACCTGCCGGGTGCCGTATGGCTGGTGGACCTGCCCGGCGATGGCTCCAACCGGAAACCTCCGGGCGCTCCGGCCGATCCCTATTCGGTATGGCCGCAGGTCCTGGTCGAAGCGGCGATGGCATTGCCGAACGTTGTCTTCGCGGGGCATTCCACCGGCGGCATGTATCTCCTCGCCACGCCGCAGCTTGAACAGCACATATGCGGTCTGGTGCTGCTCGACAGCGCACCGGACGCGGCATGGCACGCAAGGTTCGTCGGGATGACGCAGCGGAACCCCCTGCCCGCGGTGGAGGCAGCAACCGCCGTTTACGAGGCTGATCGCTGCGACGAGAACATCGCCGCCATCGCGGTCGCATCCGCTCCATGGAATTTCACCCCGTCTGCCATTCCCGCCGGACAAGAATTGCTTTCCCGCATGCCATACAACAGCGCCGCGGTTGAGTGGTCCGACGCTCACTTCGATCATACCTATCGCGCAGCATGGTGGCCCCGGACGCTGCCCGTGCTGGTACTCGCGGGTGCGGAAGACCGGATCGTCTGGCAAGGTGGCTGGGATTCCCCGAGTTATCGCGGCGCCAACGTCAGCCACGCCTCGATCCCGTCGGCAGGGCATTTCCCCTGGATCGATAACCCCGATGCCGTCACCGAAGCATTCTGCACTTTTGCGGCAAGGATGACGAAAACGGCCCACGACGATGCGCGGCCCCCTCACCCCTCCGGCAGCAGCAGACTGGAATCGCCGTAG
- a CDS encoding MarR family winged helix-turn-helix transcriptional regulator yields MNQRRILTGSLLPFARNWRRAVDYALRPFGLSESLGAPLIYLGRSGGGLSQNELAERSGIGGPALVRVVDRLVAMNLITRHIDEEDKRLRRLHLTAKGEALVFQLEEALDRLRDVIMADVTDEDVTVFLSVVDKVGAALDRLDLASAFLSNDEGAGA; encoded by the coding sequence ATGAACCAGCGACGCATCCTGACCGGCTCCCTGCTGCCCTTTGCCCGCAATTGGCGGAGAGCGGTGGACTATGCGTTGCGCCCGTTCGGCCTGTCCGAATCCCTGGGGGCGCCGCTGATCTACCTGGGGCGCTCGGGCGGCGGGCTGAGTCAGAACGAGCTGGCCGAGCGCAGCGGGATCGGCGGGCCGGCGCTTGTGCGCGTGGTCGACCGGCTGGTGGCGATGAACCTCATCACGCGCCACATCGACGAGGAGGACAAGCGCCTGCGCCGGCTGCACCTCACCGCCAAGGGCGAGGCGCTGGTCTTCCAGCTCGAGGAGGCGCTTGACCGGCTGCGCGACGTGATCATGGCCGACGTGACGGACGAGGACGTGACGGTGTTCCTGTCGGTAGTCGACAAGGTTGGTGCCGCGCTCGACCGGCTCGATCTGGCCAGCGCCTTCCTGTCAAACGATGAGGGAGCTGGCGCTTGA